A single genomic interval of Aedes aegypti strain LVP_AGWG chromosome 1, AaegL5.0 Primary Assembly, whole genome shotgun sequence harbors:
- the LOC5571321 gene encoding nose resistant to fluoxetine protein 6: MWPAWLVPLVLLSNGTLPVGKFNPQSGNSSRESQNVEHHSIDEVLLLNRHFVDFLAGIDDQAAEDSAEPQCAMIMRQLALAYMDRERLGLEWFDSWGKIPSGMYHLNGYALGNVDQCRDIAEIRMQHCTFVGAFPSDLELLISGLCVPQSCGPDFVQMLYGAFLSTQSVALVPMIKQELLCIRDEEIQYDGAFITAIAVCSIIGLCVVGSTLYEFIAETLQRDINTLYSSFSLLGNVRSILHLVPRTKGSEMIECAHGIRALSMIWIIVVHVHEFLLVFMWKNNPTLWKYLGTFVPSVFQFTGYLAVDTFLVLSGMLTAMSMLRELDKKRKDQPVEVVFPSLYPSHSSIRRHDTVCRIIRRIHGRRRTMEGPYGRFQAVLRNKLVGCSTSRSELRLLKTICV, encoded by the exons ATGTGGCCCGCATGGCTCGTTCCGCTGGTTCTGTTGAGCAATGGAACACTTCCGGTGGGGAAGTTTAATCCTCAAAGTGGAAACAGCAGCCGGGAGTCACAAAATGTGGAACATCACAGTATCGACGAAGTGCTGCTGCTGAATCGTCACTTTGTAGACTTTCTTGCAGGCATCGATGACCAAGCAGCAGAAGATTCGGCCGAACCACAATGTGCGATGATAATGCGGCAACTAGCCTTGGCCTACATGGACCGGGAGCGTCTCGGATTGGAAT GGTTTGATTCATGGGGAAAGATTCCTTCGGGGATGTATCATCTAAATGGATATGCACTGGGAAACGTCGATCAATGCAGGGATATCGCCGAAATACGGATGCAGCACTGTACTTTCGTAGGAGCGTTTCCAAGTGATCTGGAACTACTGATTTCCGGATTATGTGTTCCACAATCGTGTGGACCAGATTTTGTGCAGATGTTGTACGGAGCTTTCTTGAGCACGCAGAGTGTCGCGTTGGTGCCGATGATTAAGCAGGAACTACTTTGCATCAGAGATGAGGAAATTCAGTATGATGGAGCGTTTATAACTGCAAT TGCGGTATGCTCCATAATCGGACTTTGTGTAGTCGGCAGTACGCTGTATGAGTTTATTGCAGAGACACTACAGCGTGACATCAATACGTTGTACAGTTCGTTTTCCTTGCTGGGGAACGTTCGAAGTATTTTGCATCTGGTTCCACGAACTAAGGGTTCTGAAATGATCGAGTGTGCGCATGGCATCCGGGCCTTGTCCATGATCTGGATTATTGTAGTTCACGTCCACGAGTTTCTGCTCGTTTTTATGTGGAAGAACAATCCTACGTTGTGGAAATACCTCGGGACGTTTGTACCTTCAGTTTTTCAGTTCACGGGCTATCTTGCGGTAGATACATTTCTAGTACTCAGTGGAATGTTGACAGCGATGAGTATGCTGCGAGAGTTGGACAAAAAAAGGAAAGATCAACCCGTTGAAGTTGTATTTCCATCGCTATATCCGAGTCACAGCTCCATTCGCCGCCATGATACTGTTTGTCGTATCATTCGCAGGATACATGGGCGAAGGCGTACTATGGAAGGTCCATATGGACGGTTTCAAGCAGTCTTGCGTAACAAACTGGTGGGCTGCTCTACTTCACGTTCAGAACTACGTTTGCTAAAAACGATATG TGTTTGA